GCACACCATCATCCGTCCTTTAGGTGGAGCGTTGCTGGCTGTTCTGCAAGTGGGCGAAGGTTCACAGGCTTTGGAAGTCATCGCTTTTATGATTGGTGCGAGCCTGGCTTCAGTAGCTCATATGACCAAGGCTGGCACTCGACTTTTGGTGCAGGTGAGCCCGGAACCCTTTTCCAACATGGTGATCAGCCTCGGTGAAGATCTTTTGACCATCGGCTATGCTTACTTATCTTTGGCCTATCCACGATTGACCTTTTTTTTGACCGTTGTTCTGGTGGCGGGAGTCCTTTTGGTGCTTCCCCTCTTGTTTCGAGCTGTTTTGATGGCTGTGCGGGGTCTGGGTCATCGTCTCGGATCGGTTTTGGGTATGGTCTCCTTGAGCTATGGACCGAGAAAACTTCCGCCTTGGGTCCAGATGGCTTTTGAAGGAGTCCGCGAAGACGGTGAAGAGATTCTTTGGGCGGGAAAAGCTTATGCCTTGCGGCTTCCAGGAGTGCCCCGCTATGCGTCCATGCATCTTGTGCTTTCGAATAAAGCGGCCACCTTTTTCTACCGAAAATTTTTCCGAGAACGGCATCTGAGGCTGCTCAGGGAAAATGGGACTCGAACCAGCCTGGCTTTAGGAAAACTTTTCGGTGTCTACCTCTTTCTTTCCGCCGGAAACTCCTGGACCATGGCCGTGTACCGATCCCTTGTCGAGACTCTTCCTTCCCAATGGTGGAACGCCAAAAACCCATAGAACTTAAGACCTTCTAAAGAC
This DNA window, taken from Desulfosoma sp., encodes the following:
- a CDS encoding DUF4126 domain-containing protein; this encodes MEAIAQLGSLLGLSFICGINLYATVAVVGLCLKHGLVHGLPSELSVLADDAVIFVALLLYFVEFVIDKIPGMDTLWDTLHTIIRPLGGALLAVLQVGEGSQALEVIAFMIGASLASVAHMTKAGTRLLVQVSPEPFSNMVISLGEDLLTIGYAYLSLAYPRLTFFLTVVLVAGVLLVLPLLFRAVLMAVRGLGHRLGSVLGMVSLSYGPRKLPPWVQMAFEGVREDGEEILWAGKAYALRLPGVPRYASMHLVLSNKAATFFYRKFFRERHLRLLRENGTRTSLALGKLFGVYLFLSAGNSWTMAVYRSLVETLPSQWWNAKNP